A genomic window from Leptolyngbya sp. NIES-2104 includes:
- a CDS encoding TetR/AcrR family transcriptional regulator produces MTDSPQSTPIWRVPQQARSWERFHRILDAAAELFTEIGYESVTTDEIAARANTSVGGLYRFFPDKLAVFHALLDRYLTQLRELSAALHTEEAMQVTLDVYVNQLVDAFDQFVSANPGFRTVFVQSRLIPTTIAMSAAFYQELAQQFTVYFAVRNPTLEPSHRELIATISVEVACTLDILAVSRDSTFQHQVLIETKKLLIAYLGQYFPDRS; encoded by the coding sequence ATGACCGACAGCCCCCAATCCACTCCAATCTGGCGCGTTCCTCAACAAGCCCGTAGCTGGGAACGCTTCCATCGCATTCTCGACGCAGCGGCTGAGTTGTTTACCGAGATCGGCTATGAATCCGTCACAACTGACGAAATTGCGGCAAGAGCCAATACCTCTGTTGGCGGGCTATATCGATTCTTTCCGGACAAACTCGCTGTTTTTCATGCGTTGCTCGATCGCTATCTCACCCAATTGAGAGAACTATCGGCAGCGCTCCACACAGAAGAAGCGATGCAGGTCACGCTCGATGTGTATGTGAATCAATTAGTGGATGCCTTTGATCAGTTTGTCAGTGCCAATCCTGGGTTCCGTACCGTGTTTGTTCAGTCTCGCTTGATTCCGACCACGATCGCAATGAGTGCAGCCTTCTATCAAGAGCTTGCACAACAGTTCACGGTTTATTTTGCGGTTCGTAATCCGACTTTAGAGCCAAGTCATCGAGAGCTAATTGCGACTATCAGTGTTGAAGTTGCCTGTACGCTAGATATCCTCGCTGTATCGCGCGATAGCACCTTTCAACACCAAGTCCTGATAGAAACTAAGAAGTTACTCATTGCTTATTTAGGACAGTATTTTCCAGATCGCTCTTGA